Part of the Verrucomicrobiota bacterium genome is shown below.
CGCGAAGAGCAACTCGCCAGCCGCCGATGAAACGTTTTTTGCTGGCTGCCGGCAGCCTGATGGTGTTTGCCGCGGTGCCCGGCATCGCCGCCGCGGAGGAGCTTGCCGGCACCTTGAAGAAGATCAAGGATACGGGGGTGATGGTGATCGGCCATCGCGAGTCGTCCATCCCGTTTTCCTATTACGACGACAAAAACCAGGTCGTGGGTTACTCCCAGGATTTGGCGATGCTCGTCGTGGAAGCCGTTAAGAAAAAACTCAACCTGCCGGGGCTCCAGGTGAAACTCACCCCGGTCACTTCGCAGAACCGCATCCCCCTGGTCCAGAACGGCACGGTCGATCTGGAAGCAGGCTCCACGACTCATAACGCCGAGCGAGCCAAACAGGTCGCCTTTTCCGACACCACCTTCGTCGTCGGCACGCGGCTGCTGGTAAAGAAGGGTTCGGGGATCCAGGATTTTCCTGACCTCAAAGGCAAAAACGTCGTCACCACGGCGGGCACCACGTCGGAGCGCATTCTGCGTGAGTTGAATGGAAAGGGGCTCGGCATCAACGTCATCAGCGCAAAGGATCATGGTGAAGCGTTCCTGATGCTGCAAAGCGGGCGGGCGGCGGCCTTCATGATGGATGATGCCCTGCTGGCCGGCGAACGCGCGAAGGCCCGTAAGCCGGATGATTGGGTCATCGTGGGAACGCCGCAGTCGAAGGAGGCGTACGCGATGGCGTTGCGGAAGGACGACCCCGGGTTCAAGCAGGTCGTCGACGCAGCGGTTGCGGAAGCGGAAACTTCCGGTGCAGCCGCCAAACTGTATCAGAGATGGTTCGAGTCGCCGGTACCTCCCAAAGGCCTCAACCTTGATCTGCCCTTGAGCGATGATCTCAAAGAGGTCTTCGCGCATCCGACCGACCAAGCCTACCAGTAAGAAGGTGTGAGGGAAAGCTCATGAAGTTCGCCGGCCTCGGTTCCCATCTGCCTTTGTGGTCGCCGTGTGGGAACCGAGGCCGGCGAACTTCATGAGCTTTCCCTCGCACACTTTCCTGGGCCTGGACTGGAGCATTTTCAGCCAGCCGGCGTTCGATCGCAGCGGCACGTATTTTCAATTCCTGCTCGTCGGGCTGCAGTGGACCTTGATTATTTCCATCGCCGGGTGGGCGATCGCCTTCGCCGTCGGATCGATCGCCGGGATCATGCGGACCTTGCCGGGCCGCGTCCTGCCGTTCGTTGCCGCCGTTTACGTCGAGGTCTTTCGTAACGTTCCGTTACTGGTCCAGCTGTTCCTCTGGTATTTTGTAATGCCTGAGCTCGTTCCCGGGATCGGAACGTGGTTCAAGCAGGACCTCAGTCCCTTGTTGCAGCAATCGGTGGCGGGGGTTCTCTGCCTCGGCTTTTTCACCGGCGCCCGCGTCGCCGAACAGGTGCGTTCCGGCCTGGGTTCGCTGCCCCGCGGCCAGCGGGCTGCCGGGCTCGCCCTCGGCTTTAACCTCGCGCAGGTTTACCTCCTGATCCTGCTGCCGGTGGCTTATCGCATCATCATTCCCACGTTGACCTCCGAATTCCTGAATATCGTTAAGAATTCGGCGGTGGCTTCCACCATCGGTCTGGTCGAACTCTCCCGCCAAAGCCAGCAGTTGGGGGAATTTACCGCGCATTGGTACGAGTCTTTTATCGCCGTAACCCTCCTGTACGCCGTCATCAACGTCGTCGTCATGCTGGCGGCGCGTTACCTTGAACGGGCAGCCCGCCTGCCCGGGCTGGTTGGAGGCCATAAATAAATGCCGGCATTGGACTGGAGTTCGATCCCGGGCGCCCTGCCGTTTTTGTGGGGTGGCATGCTGGTCACGTTGTCGATCACCGGGATTGCCATCCTGGTCGGGATCCTGCTGGGCACCCTGATTGCCATGGCCCGTTTGTCCGGCAACGGGATTCTGTCCGGCATCGCGGCCTTGTACGTCAACGGGTTCCGTTCTATCCCGCTGGTGATGGTCCTGCTCTGGTTCTACCTGCTGGTTCCCCAGTTGATTCAGGCATTGTTCAAGACTCCAGGGGCCGACATCCGGCTGGTATCCGCTTTCGTGGCTTTTTCGCTCTTTGAGGCGTCTTACTACGCGGAAATCATTCGTGCGGGCATCCAAAGCGTTTCGCGCGGCCAGGTTTCCGCCGGCCTGGCCCTGGGTATGTCACGCGCCCAGACCATGCGCCTGATTGTCTTGCCCCAGGCGTTCCGCCGGATGTTGCCCCTGCTTCTTACCCAGGCAATCATCCTCTTCCAGGATACCTCGCTGGTTTATGTCATCGGGCTCTCCGAGTTTTTCGGCGTCGCTTACCGGACGGGAGACCGCGACGGCACGATCGTTGAGCTCCTCCTGTTTGCCGGGGCGGTCTATTTTGTGGTCTGTTTTGCCGCCTCCGGCATCGTGCGGGTATTACAGAAAAAAATCGCGTTAT
Proteins encoded:
- a CDS encoding glutamate/aspartate ABC transporter substrate-binding protein, which encodes MKRFLLAAGSLMVFAAVPGIAAAEELAGTLKKIKDTGVMVIGHRESSIPFSYYDDKNQVVGYSQDLAMLVVEAVKKKLNLPGLQVKLTPVTSQNRIPLVQNGTVDLEAGSTTHNAERAKQVAFSDTTFVVGTRLLVKKGSGIQDFPDLKGKNVVTTAGTTSERILRELNGKGLGINVISAKDHGEAFLMLQSGRAAAFMMDDALLAGERAKARKPDDWVIVGTPQSKEAYAMALRKDDPGFKQVVDAAVAEAETSGAAAKLYQRWFESPVPPKGLNLDLPLSDDLKEVFAHPTDQAYQ
- a CDS encoding amino acid ABC transporter permease, with the protein product MSFPSHTFLGLDWSIFSQPAFDRSGTYFQFLLVGLQWTLIISIAGWAIAFAVGSIAGIMRTLPGRVLPFVAAVYVEVFRNVPLLVQLFLWYFVMPELVPGIGTWFKQDLSPLLQQSVAGVLCLGFFTGARVAEQVRSGLGSLPRGQRAAGLALGFNLAQVYLLILLPVAYRIIIPTLTSEFLNIVKNSAVASTIGLVELSRQSQQLGEFTAHWYESFIAVTLLYAVINVVVMLAARYLERAARLPGLVGGHK
- a CDS encoding ABC transporter permease subunit (The N-terminal region of this protein, as described by TIGR01726, is a three transmembrane segment that identifies a subfamily of ABC transporter permease subunits, which specificities that include histidine, arginine, glutamine, glutamate, L-cystine (sic), the opines (in Agrobacterium) octopine and nopaline, etc.), producing MPALDWSSIPGALPFLWGGMLVTLSITGIAILVGILLGTLIAMARLSGNGILSGIAALYVNGFRSIPLVMVLLWFYLLVPQLIQALFKTPGADIRLVSAFVAFSLFEASYYAEIIRAGIQSVSRGQVSAGLALGMSRAQTMRLIVLPQAFRRMLPLLLTQAIILFQDTSLVYVIGLSEFFGVAYRTGDRDGTIVELLLFAGAVYFVVCFAASGIVRVLQKKIAL